The following nucleotide sequence is from Campylobacter coli 76339.
AACTATAGGCGGTGTAATGGCCACAAGTAAAATCAAAATCCTAAGAGCCTACACTCGAGTGTATGTTGAACTTTTTCAAAATATTCCTTTAGTTATACAAATTTTCTTTTTGTATTTTGCTTTGCCAGGCTTGGGAATTTATCTTGATATTTTTACTATAGGGGTTTTAGGTATAGGTGCTTATCATGGTGCTTATGTGAGTGAAGTAGTAAGAAGTGGAATTTTATCTGTTCCAAAAGGACAATTCGAAGCTTCAGCTTCTCAAGGTTTTACCTATATACAACAAATGCGATATATTATAGTTCCGCAAACTATAAAAATTATCTTACCACCTATGACAAATCAAATGGTGAATTTAATTAAAAACACCTCGGTATTATTGATTGTGGGTGGAGCAGAACTTATGCATTCTGCGGACAGTTATGCTGCCGATTATGGGAATTATGCTCCTGCATATATTTTTGCAGCAATTTTATATTTTATCATTTGTTATCCTTTGGCATATTTTGCAAAAGTTTACGAAGAAAAGCTTAAAAAAGCTCATTTGACAAGATAGGGGTTAGATATGGAAAATGTTTTTAATGCTCAAAATATTGAATTTTTAATGCAAGGTCTAGCCCTTACTCTTAAAATTGCTTTAGCAACTTGTGTTATTTCTATTATTTTTGGAACTTTTTTAGCTATCACTAAAAACTATGGAGATAGATTCAGTAGATTCTTAGCAACTTGCTATATAGATATTTTTAGAAATACTCCATTGCTCTTATGGATGCTTGCTGCTTGTTTTGTTTTGCCTTCCTTTTTTCCACAAATGCCACAAGCTTTTTGGGGAACCATAGGATTTTCGTTGTATACAAGTTCAGTTATGGCTGAAATTATACGTGGTGGCTTAAATTCGATTCCAAAAGGACAATTTGAAGCAGCTTATTCGCAAGGATTTAGTAAATTTTTTACTCTTTTTTATATTATTTTACCTCAAACTTTTAGAAAAGTTGTTCCGTCTTTATTATCTCAAATTGTAACCACTGTAAAAGATACAGCTTACTTAGCAGGTTTACAAATAGCAGAACTGACTTATAATTCTAAAAATATTTTAGCTAGACTTACAAGTTTTGATGAAATTTTAGCTACTATAGGTTTTGTCGCTGTTATTTATTTTATTATATGTTTTTCATTGTCTATGCTTGTAAGATATTATGCTAAAAAAACAGCCTATGTATCTTAAGAAATGTATATTTTTTGATTGAAGAAGTTTAAATTTTACAGCATTTTTTAAATTTTTTTTTATTAAAATCATAATTTCAAAATTTTTAGAAAAGGTCTTTTATGCGCGGTTATAAAATTTTTTCAGGTTCAGCTAATGTAGAATTTGCAAAACAAATTTCTAAATATCTTTCCTTGCCTTTAAGTGATGCAGGGGTGAAGCGCTTTAGCGATGGAGAAATTAGCGTTCAAATTGATGAAAGTGTGCGTGGTAAAGATGTTTTTATTATCCAAAGTACCTGTGCTCCTACTAATGACAATCTAATGGAGCTTTTGATTTTAACAGATGCTTTACGACGCTCGAGTGCGAACTCTATTACAGCTATTATTCCTTATTTTGGATATGCAAGACAAGATAGAAAAGCAAATCCAAGAGTACCTATTACTGCCAAACTTGTTGCAAACTTAATCGAAGCGGCAGGGATAGATCGTGTGGCTACTATTGATTTACATGCGGGGCAAATTCAAGGTTTTTTTGACATACCGGTTGACAATCTTTATGGAAGTATAGTGTTTAATGATTATATCAAAACCAAACATTTTAAAAATGCTATTGTTGGAAGTCCTGATATAGGTGGTGTAGCAAGAGCTAGAAGTGTAGCGAAGAATTTAGGACTTGATATAGTTATAGTGGATAAAAGACGCGAGAAAGCAAATGAAAGTGAAGTTATGAATATCATCGGAGATGTTAAAGATAAAGAAGTTATCTTAGTAGATGATATTATTGATACTGCAGGTACTATTGTAAAGGCTGCCGAAGCTTTAAAAAACAAAGGCGCAAAATCCGTCATGGCATGTTGTACTCACGCGGTTTTAAGTGGCAAAGCTTATGAAAGAATTGCTTCAGGAGCGCTTGATGAACTTGTAGTAACGGATACCATTCCTTTAAAAGAGCAATTGCCTAACATAAAAGTTTTAAGTGTAGCTCCTGTATTTGCTGAAGTAATACGCCGTGTTTATCATAATGAAAGCGTAAATTCTCTTTTTATTTAATATTTTTTAGAAAATTCTTAAAAAATATACTTCAACTTGATACAAAAGGTTATAGCTGTTATTTTTCTAGTAACAGCTATCTAATTTTCATATTTTTAAAATTGCAAAACATACCGATAACAATCCTCCTAAAAAATAATGATTTTAAAATAAAATTATTGGAAAATTATAAATATTTTTAATTTTAAAAGATAATGATAAGAGTTATTGTCCTTAATCGTAAAATCAAATGCTTAAAAAAAATTAAATTAATTACAAATTCATAATATATAATTATAATTTAATTTATTTTTCAAGAAAAGTGTAACTTAAAGAAACAAAAATAATATTTTTTTCTAGTATGTAAAAAAACTAAACAGATATTTGATTTGATTTATTTATAAATTTGGTATCCTTTAAAATATTTTTTTATTTTAGGAGAACTATGGCTCGTTTTGGAACTAAAATTTTATGGTTGTTTGTTGCAGCTTTAGGTGCTATTTGTTTTGCTCATTTGGCTTTACAAAATGGCGAGAGTGTATCAGCAATTTATTTAGTAGTTGCTGCCGTGTGTATCTATATGATAGGATATAGATTTTATGGACGTTTTGTAGCATATAAAGTTTTAGAACTTGACAAAAATCGTGCTACACCTGCGGTTTTAGAAAATGATGGACGCGATTTTGTTCCTACAAATAAAACAGTTTTATTTGGACACCATTTTGCTGCTATTGCAGGTGCTGGTCCCTTGGTAGGTCCTATTTTGGCCGCTCAAATGGGATATTTGCCTTCTATGCTTTGGATTTTAGTAGGAGGTGTTTTAGCAGGTGCTGTCCATGACTTTGTTGTGCTTTTTATCTCTACTCGTAGAAGAGGTAGAAGCTTAGGTGAGATCATTAAAGATGAAATGGGTAAATTTACCGGTAGTGTTGCTATGGTAGCAATTTTTGGTATTATGCTCATTATCATTGCTATTTTGGCTATGGTTGTGGTAAAAGCTCTAGCAGAGTCACCTTGGGGATTGTTTACAATCGCGATGACTATTCCTATAGCAATTTTTATGGGAGTATATATGCGTTTTATTCGCCCAGGTAGAGTAGGTGAGGCTTCGATTATAGGTTTTGTGCTTTTAATCTTAGCAATTCATTATGGTAGTGTTATAGCTGCTGATCCTTATTGGGCAAAAATATTTACCCTAGAAGCTCCAACTTTAGCGATTATCATGATGGCTTATGGTTTTATTGCAGCTGTTTTGCCAGTATGGTTTTTATTGGCTCCAAGAGATTATCTTTCTACTTTCTTAAAGATCGGTGTTATTGTTGTAATGGCGGTAGCTATTATTATCGTTGCGCCTGATTTACAAATGCCAAAAGCAAATACTCAGTATTTTGACGGAACAGGTCCTGTATTTGCAGGTGCTATTTTTCCATTTTTATTTATAACTATTGCTTGTGGAGCTATCAGTGGTTTCCATGCTCTTATTTCAAGTGGAACTACTCCAAAAATGCTTGAAAATGAAACCCACGCTTTACCTGTTGGATATGGTTCTATGCTTGCGGAAAGTGCTGTAGCGATTATGGCTTTAATTTGTGCTTGTATTTTACATCCCGGTCTTTATTTTGCTATAAATTCAAGTTCTGCTTTAATAGGAACTGATGTTGCAAGTGCGGCACAAGCTATTTCAAGCTGGGGATTTAGTATCACTCCTGAAGAAATTACTGCTTTAACCACAAATATAGGAGAATACACTATACTTTCTAGAACAGGTGGAGCTCCGACTTTTGCTATAGGTGTAGCTTTGATTTTACATGAGCTTTTTGGTGGTATTGATCTTATGGCTTTTTGGTATCATTTTGCTATATTGTTTGAAGCTTTGTTTATTTTAACAGCTGTAGATGCTGGAACTAGAGCTTGTCGTTTTATGGTGCAAGATATCTTAGGTAATGTTTATAAACCTTTAGGGAATATTCATAGCTATCCAGCTGGAATTTTAGCAACTGCATTGAGTGTTGCAGGATGGGGATATTTTCTTTATCAAGGTGCAATCGATCCTAAAGGTGGGATTTATACCCTTTGGCCTCTTTTTGGTGTGAGCAATCAAATGCTTGCAGGTATGGCTTTACTTCTTGCTACAACTATACTTGTAAAAATGGGTAAAGCAAAATACACTTGGGTGACTTTAGTTCCTGCTACATTTGTTTTAGTGGCAACTTTATATGGAGGAATACAAAAAATTATGCCTTATGAGGAAGGGAATAAAGTAGGAAATGCTGTAAGCCATGTGGCAGCAGTTACTATACAAAGTCAAAAAATTCAAGATTTAGAATTGAAATTAAATAATGCTAAGGATGAAAGTGAAATTGCGGCGATTGAAAAACAAATTTCTATAGCTACTCAAAGCAAGATTGGAAATTTAATCAATGCTATTCTTTGTGTATTTTTCATGTTAGCAACATTGCTTGTCATAATCTCTTGCATAGGAATTTGCCTAGGTAAGATCAAAATTCCACTAAAAGAAACCAAATATATTAAGCTTAATGAATTTCAAAAAGTTTAAGCAATATTATGAAAAAGCCGAAAGGTTTTTTCATCCCTTAGTGGGACTTTCGAGTTATGATAAGTATTTAGAACACATGAAGCAAAAACATCCTGAAAAAACCCCAAAATCAAGAGGAGAATTTTTCAAGGAGTGTTTAGATAAAAAATACAACAGCGGCGGTTTAAATAAATGCTGATGAGCTTAAGAGGGTAAAGTTTTTACCATACAAAAATAAGCTTTTAGGTATTTAAAAATCCGTGAATTCTCTTTAATTCTTCACTGATAGGTTTTTTCTTTCCATCCCTTGTAACACTGACATAAGTAACTAAAGCAGAAGTTACATTGATACAAGAGGTACAGCCTTGAGAATCCACTCTTTGAGCGGTAACTTCTACCTCTACACCTATAGAAGTATTTCCCACGCTTATAACCTTAGAATAGCAAGAAATAATATCTCCTATAAAAACAGGTTCTTTAAAGACTACTTTATCCATAGATATAGTTACAACGCGTTCCGGAGAAAGTTCTCTTGCTGCTATTGCGCCTGCTAAGTCAATCTGTGAAAGTATCCATCCACCAAAAATATTACCCGCAGGATTAGTATCGCTTGGCATTGCAACAATTTTTAATTTTGGTTCTCCCATATTTCTCATTTTTACTCCTTATTTTGAAAAATGAATTATAATTGAATAAAGTTAAAAAGGAGAATGAAAGTATGAATAATTTTAAAGAATTAGCAAAACTTGTAAAAAACCGTAAAGAAAATATCAATCTTTTATACGATCTTTTAGAAACCAATCAATGGAATGAGTATTTTGAAAGACTTTTAGCTCTTAGCGAACTAAAAAAAGATAAAACAACACTTTTAGCTATATTAAGACGCTTGGTTGATCTTAAAGAAGAAAATCTAATACAAGAATGGAAAAAGAATAACTTTAAAGAGGAAAAAATTACTGAGCTTAAACATAAATTCTATGAAGAAATAAGAAAATTTTATGAAAACGAGCATCAAGAACTGATTAATGAACTTAAAGAAAGAAAAATCGTAAATGATTTTTATCAAAATCTCATCCAAGGAGTGCACAATATAGGCTTAATCATCAATGCTTTTGAGGTTTCTTGGACTAAGGAGATTATAGAAAAAAACAATAAAATTTTAGCAATGCAATTTCCAAAATTAGATGATGCAATGGAATTTTTACGAAAAAATCAACTTTATCAGACAACTCCACAGGGTGATATTTGTGAAAGAAGCTATGGTGTTTTGGTAAGAATAGGAAATATGTGGAAATTTGTTCCTTATGCAAGATTTTTTGAAAATGAAATTTTAAAACTTGAATTTGCTTTTGATGATATGATCGATAAATTAAACCAAATAGCTAAAAATGAAGACGAGTTAGCTTATATAGAGTATTTTCGAAAATTAAAGTTAGCTTTTTGTGAAAAAGAAGAAGAAAAGGTTATAGGAGCTTGGCAAGAAGCTGAATTTGCATGGATGAAGGTAAAATCTCCATTGCAAGTAGGTCATCCTTTAGAATACTATGAAGACAGTTATACTCATGCTGTAGCTTTAGAATGGGATATAAGAATAGAAGATGAAAGCGATTTTGATGCCTTGAATTTTTCAAAAGATATCAAGCAAAGCTTTATGCGTGTATATGAAAATATCGGCGTTGAAGATGAAGAGCTTAAAAATGAAGTTTTACACAATATTGATAAAACACAACTTTATGTTTGTGCGCCAATGATTTACTATGGAGCCGAGCTTAAGGGTTTGTTTTCTGCGCAGGTTGTTCCTAATGATGAATTTGTAAGCTCTATCGCAGGAAAAAAAATCTTTGCTTTTTTAAATTTCGTTTATGAAAATGCTAAAACAAAACCTTTTATGAAGATTGCCAGTGAAATTTTTGATAAAGATTTTTTAGATTACGGAAGAGATATTTTATTTTTTAAAGAGAAAATTTGGAAAAGAGTTTATGAAGTTTCAACTATAGGTCATGAATTTGGTCATATATTTTTTATTGCTAAAGATAGCGAAAAGCTTATGAATCAAAGTGGATTTTTTAAAAATATCGAAGAGTATAAAGCAACAAGTGGTGGGCTTATTAATTTCTTTTATCACGAGCAAGAGGATTTAAAACTACCTGTTTTTCACGAGCTTATCAAAAGAGCTGTATCTTTGATAGCTTGGCAAAGAGTTGAAGAGGTTAAACCTTATTATACAGAAGGATTAATTCATCTTTCATTATTGTTTCAAAGTGGAGTTTTGGAATTTAAAAATGATAAATTAATTATTAATTTTAATCTAGATTATTATGAAAAATTTAAGGAATCAACTTTAAAAAATTATCATGATTTAGCCAAGCATTACACCTTGAAACTCGATGCTAAAGAATTTTTAAATCGTTTTTGTATTTTAGAAAATGATATTTTTATACCACTTCATCCTGAATGCAAAGAGTTTGTTCAATTCTATTATAGTTTGTATGAAAAAATAGGTAATGAGCTTGATGATAGCGGTGAATTCGAGCGTTACAAGATGACAAAAAAAATCTTAAAAAGGCTTATTTTTACTTGATATTGTTTTCTAAATATGCTAGAATTAAGGGTTTTAATATAAATCAAAGGAGCTTTTATGACTAAAGCAGATTTCATTTCACAAGTTGCTCAAACCGCTGGGCTAACAAAAAAAGATGCTACTGCTGCTACTGATGCAGTTATTTCTACTATCACTGATGTATTGGCTAAAGGTGATAGCGTTAGCTTTATAGGTTTTGGTACTTTCTCAACAACTGAAAGAGCTGCAAGAGAAGCAAGAGTACCAAGCACTGGTAAAACTATTAAGGTTCCTGCAACTAGAGTTGCTAAATTTAAAGTAGGTAAAAACCTTAAAGACGCTGTTGCAAAAGCTAAAAAGAAAAAATAATTATTCAGGCTAGAAACTTTTCTAGCCATCTTCAAATCTAAAAAATTTCAAATTAATCAGATAGTTTATATCCTTTTATTTACTTTATTTTTATAGACTTATTTTAAACTAAATTTTTAAGGATTAGCTTTATGAGAGTTTATAAAAAAGTAAATGAGCTTATAGGCAATACTCCTATAATACAATTAGAGAAATTTGGTGCAAATCTTTTTGCCAAATGTGAATTTTTAAATCCAAGCCACTCAATCAAAGATAGAGCTGCTTTTGAAATGATTCAAAATGCTTTAAATGAAGGTAAAATCGATTCTAAAACAGTTATAGTCGAAGCTACAAGTGGAAATACGGGTATTGCATTGGCGATGATTTGTGCAGATTTGGGACTTCAATTTATAGCCGTTATGCCAGAATCTATGAGTTTAGAAAGACGCAAGATGATTACTCTTTTTGGAGCAAAACTCGAATTAACACCTGCGAATTTAGGCATGAAAGGTGCAGTGGATAAAGCTAATGAGATTTTAAAAAATACTCCAAATTCTTTCATGCCATCACAATTTGAAAATTTGGCTAATAAAAATGCACACCGTAAAACCACTGCTTTAGAAATATTAAACGATTTAGACAATGATCTTGATATTTTTGTGGCAGGTTTTGGAACAGGTGGAACCATCAGTGGTGTTGGAGAAATTTTAAAAGAAACATTAGATAAAATTCACATCGTTGCAGTAGAGCCTTTGGCTTCTCCATTGCTTAGCAAGGGTGAGGCGGGGAGTCATAAAATACAAGGTATAGGTGCAAATTTTATCCCTAGTATTTTAAATAAAGATATTATAGATGAAATTATTGCAGTAAGCAATGAAGATGCGATAAATACTGCTAAAGAGCTTGCTAGAAACGGACTTATGGTAGGAATTTCAAGCGGTGCAAATGTATTTGTGGCAAGTATTTTGGCTAAAAAATTTCCAGATAAAAAAATTCTTACTATGCTAAATGATACAGCTGAAAGATATCTTTCAACCGATCTTTTTAGTTAAAAATTTATTTAGAGCTTAGAAAGATTTTAAGCTCTTTTGCAACTTCTTCAGGATTTAAATCTCTAATGACTTTTTGCAACTTTCCATTTTCATCAATAAGAAAAATTTCACTACTGTGTGCAACGGAATACTTCATAACAGAATCATTGATATCTATTTTTTTATATTGAACTCCATAATTTTTAGCCACTTTCTTTAAAACACTATCATCTTTTGCAATAAGGGCGTCTGCATTAGGATAAAAGTATCTTAACCACTCATTAGTTGAAGTTAAATTGCCATCTCTAGAAATATCCAAAGAAATAAAAAGAACATGAGCTTTTGGATCTTTAAGGATTTTTAAATTTCTACCGATTAAAGAGAGGGTAGAGGGACAAATATCAGGACAAAAAGTATAACCAAAATAAACTATAAGTTTTTTGCCTTTGAAGTCTTCTAATGTGGTTTGTTCTTTAAAAGCAGATCTTAGATTGAAGTCGTATTGATTTTTACTCATAAAATAAAAAACTGCTATCCCCACCGCAATAAGTGCGATAATAATCAAAAAAACTTTTTTCATCTTCTTAAATCAAAGTCAAAATAAAAACCAATAGGTTTATCATCTTCCAAAACTTCAGCTCTAAAACGCATAAGCTCAAGTACACACGCAGCTAAAACCAATTTTGATTCATAATCTGTTTCGTTTACTTTGTTAACTTTAGGCATTATATCTCCCATAAACATATTTAAGCCATAAATTCTAATCTTTAAATTCTCATAATTTCCTAAATTTTTAATTTTCAAATTTGTAACTTCTAAGGATTGAATAGGTTTTGGATCCATGGAAACTAAAACTTTTCTATCTTTAAAATCATAGGTGCAACTTTCTACATTTAAATCGCAACTTAAGGACGGTAAAGCTTCGGTTTGATTTAGGGTTGCTCTGTCTTTAAGAACATAAAAATCAAATATAAGATAAAGAATTAAAAGAGAGAGGCCTGAGGCCAAGATAAAAAATATTTTTTTCATTATTTACAACTCTTTCGATCCTATATCGCGGACTTCTAGGCTTTGATTATTATCAAAAATTAAAGTTAAATTTGCTTTTGTATTTTTATCAATAGCTTGATTGAGCTTGAAAAGCATGATATGATAGCCCCCAGGTTTTAGCTCAGTACTAGAATGTGCTTTAATAGGTATTTTTGGAATTTGTATCATAGCTTTCATACCGTGTTTATGCTCATGAGTATGCAATTCGCTGACTTGATTGATATTGGTTTTTGCATCTATTAGAGAGATATCTTTATCAGTATTATTAACAATAGTAAGAAAAATAGCGCTATTAACAGCATTAGGTGGGGTTTGTTTTATAAATGCATCTTTAATTTCTATATCTTTAGCATAAAGACTTAATGCAAGTAAGGCACTTAAAGTAATAATTTTTTTCATGATTTTTCCTTGTTATTTTTGGTATTAAATATTTTTTAAATTGTATCAAAATAAAAGAAAATAAGCAAATGTTTCTAAAAATTAAACTCATTCTTTGGCAAATTACAAGATATTTTTTAATAATTTTTAATATCTGTATAAAAATCATTAAAATTTAGTTCAAAATTTTTAAATTTGCATAATTACTATTCTTTAAGAAAAAAAATAATATAATCACAGACATTTTGTCAAGAAATTATAATTACAATTTGAGGAAAAGCATTGCTTAAGAAAATTTTAGCATTTTATTTTGTGTGCGCTTCAAGCCTCGGGGCTTCTGATTTAGTAAAAATTTATTTAAATCAAGGTTTGGATGCTGTAGGTATAGCAATTGAAAAAGAATTAACAAATAAAGAATTTTGGTTAGATGAAATAGGTGATAAAAATATTTCTTTGGGGTACTACGATGATGATGTTGCCATTGTGCTTACAAATAAAACAGACAAAGTTCTTCGTGTTTATTCTTATCATAATGGAAAAATTAAACAAGATTTTGAGCAAAAAGCTATCATTACAGGACTTATGGGAGATAAAAAAGTCGAGGGGGATTTAAAAACTCCAGTGGGTTTTTACGAACTTGGACGCAAATTCAATCCAGGGGATCCTTACTATGGTCCTTTTGCATTTGCTACAACTTATCCAAATTTACTTGATAAAGTTCAAGGCAAAACAGGTGGAGGAATTTGGATCCATGGTTATCCTTTGGATGGAACAAGATTAGATGAATTTAGAACACGCGGTTGTATAGCTTTATTTAATGAAAATCTTGAAGAATTTGCTAAAGTAGTACAAGATAAAAAAGTATTTGCTATGACAGAGGAAAAAGAAAAAGTCAGAGCTAAAAAAGAAGATATAGCTATTTTACTTGCAGATCTTTTTGCTTGGAAGCTAGCTTGGACAGATAGCAATATCAATGATTATTTAAATTTCTACGATGAAAAAGAATTCAAGCGTTTTGATAAAATGAATTTCAATCAATTTGCTTCTATGAAAAAATCTATCTTTGCGCGCAAGGAAGATAAAAAAATTCAATTTTCAGATATAAATATCAGTCCTTATCCAAATTTGAATAATGAGACTATGTATAGAATTTCTTTTTATGAGGATTATTACACCAAAAACTATCAATTTAAAGGAGATAAAATCCTATATGTTAAAATTGATAGCAAGGGAAAAATGAAAATCTTAGCAGAGCAATAATGTCTTTAATCAAAATCAATCAAAAAGCTTATGAAAATAACCTAAAAACTATAGCTAGCAAAGTAGGTGATTTTTCAAGATTGATTTGCGTTTTTAAAGATAATGCATATGGACATGGAGCTAAAATTTTAGCCCCAATTGCTAAAGCTTTGGGTGTTAATTTTATAGCAGTTAAAAACGAAAAAGAAGCTTATGAGCTTGAGTCTTTTTTTGATAATATTCTAATCCTTTCTCATCATCCACATGGCAAAGAAAATTCTAAATTTATTTATGCTTTAAATGATATAGATAAAATAAACACCTATCAAAACAATACAAAAATACACCTTAAAATAGATACAGGGATGCATCGCAATGGAGTTTGTATTGAAAATTTAAGTGAAACTTTGTTGAAAATTAAATCTTCTGCTTTGAAACTAGAGGGTATATTTACACATTTTGCAGGTGCAGATGAAATGGATGCAAGTTTTTATATCCAAAAAGAGAAATTTTCTAAGGCCAAGGATATTGCTAAGCAAATTTATGATAATTTAATTTTTCATTCACATAATTCTGCTGCTTTATTTAGAGCTGTAAAAATACCCGAAGATGAATTTTGTAGAACAGGTCTGGCACAATTTGGCTATGGAGATGAAAAATTAGAAAGAGTTTTAAGCTTATATGCTCATAGATTAAGCCATAGAGAATTACAAATAGGTCAAAGTGTAGGCTATGGCGGAGCTTTTAGTGCAACAGAAAAAATAAAAATAGCCACTTATGATCTAGGCTATGCGGATGGCTTGTTTCGCTACGATGGCAAAGGAGATTTATTGCTAGCTAATAAACAAAAAATTTTAGGTAAAATTTCAATGGATAGTTTTTCTTGCCAAGATTTTGGAGAAGAAGTGTGCGTGTTTGACAATGCAAATATTTGGGCAGATTTTTTTAGGACTATCAATTATGAAATTTTAGTCAAACTTCATCCTGATATCCCAAGAGTGTTGGTGTAAATATGTTTAATATCGTTTTAGTGCATCCTAGAATTCCTCAAAATACCGGTAGCATAGGTAGAATGTGTTTTAATGCGGGTTTTAAATTGCATATTATTAAACCTATAGTTTTTGATATTTCTCAAAAAGCGGTGCGTAGAGCAGGGCTTGATTACTGGGAAAAGCTTGAACCTATAGTTTGGGAAAGTTTAGATATCTTTCTTGAACACAATCTTATTTATAAAGATCGCTTTTTCTTCGCTACAACAAAGAGTAACAAATTCTATTTTCAGGCTGAATTTAAAGAAAATGATTTTTTATTTTTTGGTAGTGAGAGCTACGGTTTGCCGATGGAATTGATGCAGCTTAATTGGGATAATGCCATTACAATCCCTATGAAAGCTTGTGGTAGAAGTTTAAATTTAGCTACAAGTGTTGGTATTGTTTCTTATGAAGCCTTGCGACAAAATTTTGATCATTTTAGTTCTTAAATTTACTCACTTTATAAATTTTTAAAATATTTTTCCTGATTATAAATAATTTTTCATAAAAAATATGCTAAAGTAGTAACAGATTTTACTTTTTTAAAGGAGAAATATGGGTGAACAAAGTGTAACTCTTGCATTCGATGAAAAAATATTAAAACTTCTCGAATATGTCCTACCATATACTGATACTATAATGGTAGTTTTACTTATAATCTGCGGAATTTATTATAGTTTTTTAACTAGATTTGTACAATTTCGCATGTTAAAATCTGTTTTTAAAATTCTTACTGAAAAAAATGAAAATCACACCAAGGAGCATATATCCCCTTTTCAAGCTTTAATGATATCAACAGCTTCTAGGGTAGGTATAGGAAATATCGCAGGTATTTCTATTGCAATCGCTACAGGGGGTGCAGGTGCTTTATTTTGGATGTGGTTTATGGCATTTTTTGGTGGAGCTTCGGCTTTTGCAGAAAGTACTTTAGCGCAAATTTATAAGTCTAAAGATGATACAGGAGGATTTAAAGGTGGTCCTGCTTATTATATAAAAAAAGCTTTAGGTTCTCATTTTTTTGGAGCTTTTTTTGCTTTTATTCTTATCATTACTTATGCATATGGATTTAACGGACTTCAAAGTCAAACCATGACTTCAGCTTTTAAAGTTTATTATGATATGTTTAATCCTAATGCTACGGCAGATTTTGCTTCAAGTTCTTGGCCTATGATTATCGGTATTATTTTAACTCTTTTTGGAATTTGGATGTTTTTCTC
It contains:
- a CDS encoding Alanine racemase, producing the protein MSLIKINQKAYENNLKTIASKVGDFSRLICVFKDNAYGHGAKILAPIAKALGVNFIAVKNEKEAYELESFFDNILILSHHPHGKENSKFIYALNDIDKINTYQNNTKIHLKIDTGMHRNGVCIENLSETLLKIKSSALKLEGIFTHFAGADEMDASFYIQKEKFSKAKDIAKQIYDNLIFHSHNSAALFRAVKIPEDEFCRTGLAQFGYGDEKLERVLSLYAHRLSHRELQIGQSVGYGGAFSATEKIKIATYDLGYADGLFRYDGKGDLLLANKQKILGKISMDSFSCQDFGEEVCVFDNANIWADFFRTINYEILVKLHPDIPRVLV
- a CDS encoding tRNA (cytidine(34)-2'-O)-methyltransferase ## TrmL, which translates into the protein MFNIVLVHPRIPQNTGSIGRMCFNAGFKLHIIKPIVFDISQKAVRRAGLDYWEKLEPIVWESLDIFLEHNLIYKDRFFFATTKSNKFYFQAEFKENDFLFFGSESYGLPMELMQLNWDNAITIPMKACGRSLNLATSVGIVSYEALRQNFDHFSS